The Ovis aries strain OAR_USU_Benz2616 breed Rambouillet chromosome X, ARS-UI_Ramb_v3.0, whole genome shotgun sequence genomic sequence ccatggactacaccatgccaggccttcctgtccatcaccaactcacggagatcactcagacttatgtccattgagtcagtgatgccatccaaccatctcatcctctgttgtccccttctgctcccacctttaatcttccccagcatcagtcttttcaaatgagtcagttctttgcatcaggtggccaaagtattggagtttcagcttcagcatctgtccttccaatgaatgttcaggactgactcccattagaatggactggttggatctccttgctgtcgaagggactctcaagagtcttctccgacactacatttcaaaaccatcaattctttggcaatcagctttctttgcaatccaactctcacatccatacatgactactggaaaaaccatagccttgcctagatggacctttgtttgacaaagtaatgtctctgctttttaatatgctatctagattggtcataactttccttccaaggagtaagcatcgtttaatttcatggctgcaatcaccatctgcagtgattttggagccccaaaacataaagtctgccactgtttccactgtttccccatctatttgacatgactcgatgggacaagatgccatgatcttcgttttctgaacattgagtttcaagccaaccttttcactctcctctttcactttcatcaagaggctcttacttcctcttcattttctgccataaggatggtgtcatctgcatatctgagttcattgctatttctcccggcagtcttgattctagcttgtccttcatctagtccagcattttgcatgatgtactctgcatataagttaaataagcagggtgacactacaGTGTCCTCCAAATGAGCTATATTCATATAAAAAGggaaagagtctcttgatgaaagtgaaagaggagagtgaaaatgttggcttaaagctcaacattcagaaaacgaagatcatggcatctagtcccatcacttcatgggaaatagatggggaaacagtggaaacagtggctgactttatttttctgggctccaaaatcactgcagatggtgactgcagccatgaaattaaaagacgcttgctccttggaaggaaagttatgaccaacctagatagcatattccaaagcagagacattactttggcaactaaggcccatctagtaaaggctatggttttccagtggccatgtatggatgtgagagttggagtataaagaaagctgagcaccgaaaaattgatgcttttgaactgtggtgttggagaagacccttgagagtcccttggactgcaaggagatcaaccagtccatcctaaaggagatcagtcctgggtgttcattggagggactgatgttgaagctgaaactccaatactttggccacctgatgtggagagctgactcattggaaaagaccctggtgttggaaaagattaagggcaggaggagaaaaggacgacagaggatgagatggttggatggcatcaccgacacaatggacatgtgtttggatggactccaggagttgatgatggacagggaggcctggcggtctgcgattcatggggtcgcaaagagtcggacatgattgagcaatggaaatgaactgaactgaactggaaaagggaaaatcagatatagatacatacatataggGAAGAAAATGTGGGGAGGTATAGGGAGATTTCAGCTATTTACAAGCCAAGGAAAGTGGCCAGGAATGAAGGCCCCTTATGCATTCACACCTTGCATAAGATCCAACTCAGATGAAACTTTGATTTGGACTTAGAGCCTCCACAAGTATGAGACAATAAATGAATGTGTTTAATTGACCTAATCACTAGCATTTTGTATAGGAgttgtcagttcagtcgctcagtcatgtccgactctttgcgaccccatgaatcgcagcatgccagggctccctgtccatcaccaactcccggagttcactcaggctcatgtccatcgagtcagtgatgccatccagccatctcatcctctgtcgtccccttctcctcctgcccccaatccctcccagcatcagagtctcttccaatgagtcaactcttctcatgagggggccaaagtactggagtttcagctttagcatcattccttccaaagaaatcccagggctgatctccttcagaatggactggttggatctccttgcagtccaagggactctcaagagtcttctccaacaccacagttcaaaagcatcaattcttcagtgctaagccttcttcacagtccacctctaacatccatacatgactactggaaaaaccatagccttaactagatggaacttagttgccaaaataatgtctctgcttttgaatatgctatctaggttggtcataactttccttccaaggagtaagcatcttttaatttcatggctgcagtcaccatctgcagtgattttggggcacccccaaaataaagtctgacactgtttccccatctgtttcccatgaagtgatgggatcagatgccatgatcttcgttttctgaatgttgagctttaagccaactttttcactctcctctttcactttcatcaagaggctttttagttcctcttcactttctttttcggTACGTTTTTTTCTAggtgttttatttctctctctttttatgcGTTTTAACTCACCCTAGTGGCTTTTCAGCAATAAGAGTGatcattttttgagaaataacCACTATAAATCATTAATCAATTCCAGTATGTGTGGTATTTGGGGGACCTAAATGAGGTTTAAGACAAGAATTTATAATTTGcaaaatgttacatatttttaGTGTGTATGTGTAAGGATTCCTATTTCTGTTTGTGTTCTGTATTTGGAGAATGGGATTCTGTCCTTCTCTTCATACTGATCACTGGTTTTGATAAATTCTGGAGATAATAGCTGTTCATTTCATTCCTATGATTTTCAGGAGCACTCTGCTGAGGAAGCCAAGACATTCTGCTCATGCCACTGTAGAAGGAGAAGATTCTGTGTTGGAGTAAAATGTCCACCAAGTGACCTGAGTCACTGATGCCTGAAAGAGCTGGAGCTATGGAGGACTGTCATACTCTCTCAGGAAGCTTTAactgattatttcattttccaaCTTAGGTGACTTTCACTGAGATTGgctgaaagtgaacgtgaagtcgctcattcatgtctgactctttgcggccccatggacaccaggctcctccgtccatgggattttctaggcaacggtactggagtgggttgccatttccttctccatgggatcttcccgacccagggatccaacctaggtatcccgcattgtagacagacactttaccatcagagccaccaaggGAGATGGGCTGACTGGGGGGTTAAACATGGGGGAGGGGCATAGCAGGAGTAGGGAGGTGGAATGTCCGGTGTCACGGGACATGAGCTGCCATAGTAACAGGCCTCCCTGACTTGCATCCAATCAGATATGGACAGTGTCTGTGACGTCAGGGAAAACCGGGCCTATAAATTCGACCAACGGCCTTCAACGGCCTCACTGTTCTTCTGGGCTGCGCTATGGAGAATGGTGGCGCTGCCGTGTTGGAACCATCCTCTGACAGCCATGAGGAAGACGTGATCACCATAGAGACCAGCACCTCCGAAACTGAGCCCTCTGAAACGGAGATGGCGAAAGCAGAGACCTCCAAACCAGAGCCGAATGATGCGGAACCAAAAAAGGCGAAGCAGAAGACAGCTAAGGGCCGCCGTTGCCGTCGCCGCCGCTGCCGTCAGGGCAGTTTCTCAAGCTTTGCTACCTATTTCCCTAGGGTGCTGAAGCAAGTACATACAGGCCTGAGTCTTTCCCGTGAGTCCGTGAACGTCCTGGATTCGTTTGTGAAAGATATGTTCGAGCGGATTGCCGAAGAGGCCGGGCGCCTGGCCCACAGCAACAAGCGCTGCACCATCATGACCGAAGACATCCAGACATCTGTGCGTCTTCTGTTGCCTGGGGAGCTCGGCAAGTATGCCACGTCCGAGGCCACCAAGTCGGTCATCAGATACCACCTCTGCAGATGAACTGCCCCAGGACTGTCTGACCATCGCAAACCAGACTTAAGGGTTCTCCCCTTAGGCCCtacatttaatctttaaaacatttctaccccaaagaaaacattaaaaacctCATTAACTTTGCTTCAATATGTGTCTGTTGTGTCATTTGTTTGACGGAAAATCGTGTCCTTTTTTCTTAACATGTTGCAACTCGTCCCTTTCCTAAATGGTTATTTCTATTCGTGGTTTCTCAGTGATTTTAGGGATCTTTATGGTCAAAATTCTGTCCCTAAGGTTTCATTggccttttccattttcattcttcCATCTAATTTAGGTATCATCCAGAGAGTTTTATATGGGTATAGCAACCGATAAAAAAGGGtggtcttccccggtggctcagcagtaaagaatccgcctgcaatgcaggagtcgcaggagaggcagggtccatccctgggtcataaagatccccgggaggagggcatggcaaccctctccagtattctttcctggagaatcccatggagagaggagcctggtgggctacagttcatagggtctgcAAAGGGTCGAACACCACTGAAGCAAGGTAGCAGGCAGGCTCGCaaagagcagtgtgtgtgtgtgtgtgtgtgtgtgtgtgtgtgtgtgtgtatgcatgtgtgtgtgtgtgtgtgtgtgtgtgtgtgtgtgtgtgagctcagtcactcagtcatgtccgactctttctgaccccatggacaggagactgccaggctcctatcTCCTTGaaaatttccaagcaagaatactgaattgggttgtcatttcctactccaggggatctttctgaccaagggataGAAGCTGTGtgtctttcgtctcctgcattggcagtcagattcttgaccactgcaccaGCAGTAGCAGATATAAAAATCACATTCTATTCCTTCAATCCCAATTCACTTCCATGTGTAAAGTAGGACTGAAACACagtgtaaaataagaaaattctaaATTTCCGGAATCAAGCTCTGTATCTTTTGAAATCACCTCATCCAGATTTCTCTGATCCTATTTTTTGTTTGCAACCTAgaacattttgctttaaaaaaaaaaagaaaaaaaaaagaaataaaacaaaaatcctgaCTGAATTGCAAACTTGCAGGGATGATGGGATAGTCCAGTGACAGAGAATGTAGCCACAGTCTCCACAGTAGCAGCCAATGAGGGACTGGTAGCCCATGAGCCAAAGCAATTGGCCAAACGTATGGTAGAGTGAGGAGAGATGAACAAATAGCAACCTTCCTGTGACACTCAGCCTAGAGATGGAGAGGGAACATGGGGTGATAGTTTCCCTGATGTTTTTCCATTCAAGCACCTGCTTTTAACCATGGCAATTTAAGTAGAGGCATCcatttcttggggcttcccaggtggtgctagtggtaaagaacctgccttcttaTGTGGGAAATGAAGAgccatggattcagtccctggagtgggaagatgccctggagaaaggcatggcaacccactccagtattcttgctggaaggtcccatggacagaggagcctagcgggtcacaatccatagggtctcaaagagtcagacacgactgaagcggcttagcatgcacacatccatttctggggtcttcccaggtggtgccggtagtaaagaacctgcctgcaatgcaggagacacaggagacccaggttctgtccctaGATGgtgaaggttccctggaggagggcatggaaacccactccagtattctttcctggataattcccagggacagaggaacctggtgggccacagttcatggggcaatgaagagtgggacacaactgaagagacttagcgcaCATGCATGCATCCACTTCTTTTGTGGGACTTGCCTCTAGCTCCTTGCATCAAAATGAGGAGGATGTTCAGCAGTTAAGAGAAATGAGATGACTTCTTCCTCTACCTCAAGTATTTGACTGCTATTGCTTATGATAGTATTTACTGAATTTAACGTGCATTGTGTTTTCTTCTTGGTgcattgacatttttatttctaaaagtatATTGCTGAATTTCAAAGTAGTTGGTGATTCtcctattccttttatttttgtttgttttgagatatgttttattttttaattaattaattttttattgaaggattattgctttacagaattttgctgttttctgtcaaacctcaacctgaatcagcctaggatatacatatattcccgCCCTTTTGGaactccctcctcatcccacccctctaggttgatacagagcccaggtttgagtttcctgagccatccAGCAAATTCAaattggccatctattttacatatggtaatgtaaatttccatgttactctttctttgcatctcaccctctcctcccctttccctctgtccataattctattctcctatttcttttttaaaagattgatttCAAGATTACTACATccttggagagagagaaagcactcTGCGATTTCAGTCCTTTGTAATTTACAAAGCTTTTCATTAGAacttaaaatttcattatattttaaactattcaTTTTGAACTTTAAGCAACAAGGAtatgctgtacagcacagagaaatatACCAATTATCTAATAATGAATGTAAACAGAGTATAATATATAGAACACCAGAAGCACTATGTTGTAAACCTGaacaaatataatattgcaaCTCATGaatatatccattaaaaaaattaaagttgagAAGAATTTATCAGTACCACTGTTATTGGATGTAGAAATCTGTGAAGGATTTGATTCTCAGCAAAACAATGAGAGAAAAGCTAGGAGGATCTAGAAAATTCCAACCTCCTGACCCCAGCTGTAGTATTTCCTCTAGGTCAGTCATGACAGAGTTCGGTAAGTTCTGAATTATTTTCCTAGCAATTTCATTTCCCAGGTTATTCTCATTCTCCCAAAGTGTACTATGGAGTTCTTCAGAAGCAGTTTATGTGTGATATACAATAGATAGAGTGAAGAAACTGATATGCAaaattccaattttctttttttctctctagatTTCTTATGTGTTGTCCTCCCTTACACTCCCAGTCTTCACTCTCTAGACCAATTATGCTGCATCTGTAACATCTTTCAACAGTGATCCTATTGCATTTCTGTATTTACAAACACAAAATACACAAAGCACGATAGCAGTGTCTTCGTGAACTGGCACAGTACCACAGTTCCTTCCCCATCAATCTGCAGTCTGATGTTCATAGAAAGGCATTAAACACAATGGACATTAAACTCAGTAAATATTCTCTTAAGCATTAGCAGTCAAACACTTGAGGTAGAAGAAGGAGTCATCTTCTTTCTCTTAATTGCTGATCCTCCTTCTCTTTTACAGATGCAAAGAGCTAGAGGCATGTCCCACAACAAGAAATGGATGCATCTGTGTGTGCTAAGCCTCTtgagtcatgtcggactctttgtggtcccatggactgtagcccactagggtcctctgtccatggggcttatccatgcaagaatactggagtgggtttccatccttcctccagggaaccttctccacctagggatcaaacccagggctcctgtgtctcctgcattgcaggcaagtttcTTACCACTGATGCCAACTGCGAAGCCCCAAGAAATGGATGCTGGCATGCTAGGTGGTTtgagtcgtttctgactctttcagactctatggattatagcccaccaggctcctttgtccatggaattttccaggtaagactactggagtgggtttccatgccctcttccaggggatctttctgacccagggatcaaacctgccattcctgcgactcctgcattgtaggcggattctttaccgctgagccacccgggaagcacACACTGGTCTTTATGGGttacaaatcccatggacagaggagcctggtgggttgcagtccacggggtctggagttggacacgactgagcgactttactttcactttcatgcattggagaaggaaatggcaacctactccagtgttcttgcctggagaatcccagggacgggggagcctggtgggctgctgtctctggggtcgcacagagttggaaacgactgaagcgatttagcagcagtagcagcagcagcatatcccaTATAAAAATCCCTGGAAGATACCTAAATATAGGTgggagagtgaaaatgaaaaaggccAATGAAACTTTTAGGGAAAGAATTTTGACCATAAAGATCCTTAAAATCGCTGACTGATAAACCACGAGTAGAAATAACCATTTAGGAAAGCGATGAGTTGcaatacattaagaaaaaagtaCACGATTTTTCCATCAAACAAATGACACAACCGACCGTTATTGAAGCACACTTGATgagcttttttaatattttccttgggatggaaaagttttaaagatggaaagtagGGGATACGTAAAGAAGCCAGAGTGGATGGACGTGGCTCTTTATCACTACAGGTCTTTTCCCTTCAAGTGGTTCTGATAAGAGTCTTTGGTTTGCGATGTTGCAGTGGTCATGAGGCAGTTCATCTGCGGGTGTTGTATCTGATGACCGACTTGGTGGCCTCGGACACTGCGTACTTGCCGATCTCCCCAGGCAAGAGAAGACTCACGGCTGTCTGGATCTCTCCACTCGTGATGGTGCAGTGCTTGTTGGAGCGGGCCAGGCTCCCGGCCTCTTCGGCGATCTGCTCAAACATATCCTTCACGAGCGAATCCATGACGTTCATGGGCTCGTGAGAGAGACTCAGGCCGGTGTGCACTTGCCTGAGCACCCTGGGGAAATATGTGGCGAAGCTTGCAAAGTTGTCCAGAGGGCGGCGAcggaggcggcggcggccctTAGCTGTCTTCTGTTTCGCCTTCTTTGGCTCAGCATCATATGGCTCTGGTTCGGAGGCTCTGGTTCGGAGGGCTCGGTTTCCGAGGTCTCTGTGTCAGAGGGCTCCGTTTCTGAGGTCTCTGTTTCAGAGAACTCCATTTCAGAGGGCTCTATTTTGGAGGTTCCGGCTTCATTGGTGCCCAGGTCTTCCTCAGAGTTGTCAGAGGATGGCTGAGCCATGTCAGAGCCACCAGTCCCCACTACTCAGAAGAAAGGACATGCGGGAATTGAAGGCAGTCTTCGGAGTTTATAAGCCCTGCCCTCCCTGAAGTCACAAACACTGCCCATATCTGAGTTGGATAAAATGCAAGGCAGGAGGCCTGTTACTATGGCAGCCCATGTCACGTGACACTGGATGCTCCACGCCCAActcccactgccctcccccaCGTTTAACCACACAGACAGTCAAACTCAGTGGTATTTTAAACTTTCCGTGACTTCCACCAGAAAAATCTTTGAACTCTGCCCCATGAAGGAGACAGCCAGTCATCTATTCACCTCAGCTGATTTATGTCTATTGTTGATGCAAGAGAAGTTTCAAAGATGTCACCAAAGTCATCTAAGTTGAAAAATGTAATAATCAGTTAGAGTTTCCTGAAAGAGTCTGACTGATCTCCATAACTCAAGCTCTTTCAGACATCAGAATGACTCAGGTCACTTGGTGGACATTTTACTCCAACACAGAGTCTTTTCCTTCTGATTGACCTACAGTGCCAGGAGCAGAAATTTCCTGACATCCTCAGCACAGTGCTCCTGAAAAGCATAGGAATTAGTTGACCAGCTATTATCTCCAAAACTTATCAAAGACAATGATCACTATGAAGAGAATGACAAAATCCCATTTGCCAAATACAGAACACAAACAGAAATAGGAATacatactaaaaatatttaacattttgcaaattttaaactgttttcttaaaCATTATTTAGGTCCCCAAATACCACACAATCTGGAATTGACTAATGATTTATAATGGTTATTTCTCAAAAATGATCACTCTTATTGCCAGAAAGCCACCAGagtgagagaaaaagaataaaagagagaaataaaatacctaggaataaatgtaCCTAGGTGGTGGTGAAAGACCTGTACTTAGAGAGAATAAGACCCTGATCAAAGACATTAAAGATAATACAAACAGAGGGAAAGGTCTACCttgtttatggattggaagaattgatattcttaaaaaaaaaccatgcTATCAAAGGCAATCCACATAGTCAATGCAATTCCTATGAAAATACCagggcattttccacagaactaaaacaaaccattttaaattttgtatggaAAATGAAAGACCCTGAATCGCCAAAACAATCTTCAAGAAGAAGAGCAGAACTGGAGGAATTGGGTTCCCTGATTTTGGTCTATAACAGAAAACTACAGTAATCCAATCAGtgtagtactggcacaaaaatagacacatggATCCGTAGAACAGGAGAGCTCAGAAATCAACCTATGGGCttatggtcagttcagttcagttcagtctcccagtcatgtgtgaccctttgcgaccccatgaactacagcacaccaggcttccctgttcatcaccaactctcagagcttactcaaactcatgtccatcaagtcggtgatgccatccaaccatctcatcctctgtcattcctttctctcccgccttcaatctttcccagcatcagggtcttttccaaggagtcagtccttcacatcattTGAcacaatattggagtttcagcttcagcatcagtccttccaatgaatattcaggactgatttcctttaagattgactggttgcatatccttgcagtccatgatcaattaatctacaatttaaaaaagcaagaatgtgcaaatggagagaagacagtctcttcaataagtggtgcttggATAATTGGATAGCTACATGTCATAAagtaaaattagaacattctctagcagcatatacaaaaataaactcaaaatggactgaaGACCTAAATATAATACATATCTTGTGTAGGAAGTCATTTTAAGATTCCATTAGATATTTTAATGAGCTGTGTTTCTTTCACATTTGTAAATTCAGACATTAAATGAACACatcagttatattaaaaaaaaaacactgaaaataaccACAATTAGGTTTTGAGGGGATAACTGGAACCTCAAAAGTCTCTGATACACAGGAAATCTAGGATGGAGATGGGAAAAGCAGAGTTTGATGTTGAAGATTGGAAGGAGGAGTAACACTGGTAATTATTCACTTCAGTTGACGATTGAGGAAATAAGAGCGCATAGTGAGCAATCACCTTGCAATGTTGTGGATCACTGTGAAGGCAAAATAAGGGAAATGGCTTCACGGCTTAAATAACAATTGCCAGTCTCAACTCACGAATGATGGTGTTGATAGGATAGGCATACTCCATTCAGAAACCTTCTCAACATTACCATTGTTTCTGGATTCACATAAAAAGAGGACTCCGACAGCATAGAAGTTAAGTGCAACAgaaaattcaggggaaaaaaaaaaaacatttcacacTTTCTAGAATCACAAGTTTCTACCCTAACTTGTTCAGCTGAtctaatgtcattctttttcaCCCCTCATTCTCTTGTTCTTGAAGTGGAAAACCTTCATGATTTGCAGCTTAACATTATAGGGATGGTGAGAGCATTCATTCAGTCAGAGAAGCTAAAAAAGTTCATGTTGACTCCATGTCAGCCAAGGAGGGACTCAAACTGGTAGGCACAGTCACTGAACCACTCTACAGTGAGGTTTTCCTGACTGAACCAATAACTGTCTTCCTGGGGTGTTCAGGTCTGGTGACAGCAGGTAACAGGTTTGATTATTTATCTACTCTGACAGTAGGGTAACAAGCACAATTATCTACTTTATAGTTGGTCTTATAAAACTAATCAAAGTCATTTATATATGTTATCAGTATTAGGAAATGGcttggtagtaaagaatccaccgcaatgcaggagacctaggtttaatccctgggtccagaggattccctggagtaggaaatggaaacccactccagtattcttgactggaaaattccatggacagaggaacctgctaggctacaatccatggagtcacaaagagtcaaacacgcctgagcgagtaacactttcAACACTTTCTCAAGTATTCTAGAGCTCCTGTACAAAATGCTAGTGATTTGGTCACTTAAACAACATTCATTTATTGTCTCATACTTGTGGAGGTTCTAAGTCCAAATCAAGGTTTCATCTGAATTGATCTTATGCAAGGTGTGAGGCCTCTCCTTGGCCTGCAGATAACTGAAATCCCCATATACCTGtccacattttctttcctctgtgtatgtgtc encodes the following:
- the LOC114111694 gene encoding histone H2B-like, with amino-acid sequence MENGGAAVLEPSSDSHEEDVITIETSTSETEPSETEMAKAETSKPEPNDAEPKKAKQKTAKGRRCRRRRCRQGSFSSFATYFPRVLKQVHTGLSLSRESVNVLDSFVKDMFERIAEEAGRLAHSNKRCTIMTEDIQTSVRLLLPGELGKYATSEATKSVIRYHLCR